A genome region from Naumovozyma castellii chromosome 5, complete genome includes the following:
- the SMC2 gene encoding condensin subunit SMC2 (ancestral locus Anc_7.186) produces the protein MKVEELIIDGFKSYATRTVIADWDPQFNAITGLNGSGKSNILDAICFVLGISSMTIVRASNLQDLIYKRGQAGVTKASVTIVFDNSDKTNSPIGFNNSSKISVTRQIILGGTSKYLINGHRAPQQSVLQLFQSVQLNINNPNFLIMQGKITKVLNMKPNEILSLIEEAAGTKMFENRREKAERTMAKKETKLQESRTLLEEEIEPKLEKLRNEKRMFLEFQTTQADFEKTMKVVHAFDYKNMINRHASVKDVLESSEARMAELKGLILRTAEEIGSLNEDLEQVKIQKEKELDKDATLSRLEKEESELLNEVSRIKTSHSICNDNIKENNKQVEKLKSDIEQFKLTLKEKSETFESTEKEYQEINASLAKIKETYSKKEELLSTLLTGITSTGDTDGGYSAQLTIAKNKLNDTEVSIKKLSMRIDILNKELVNNQPKLQQAKIENEKIRGNVEKHKHVCLDLEQQLSKSGFDPLRTKELKTRENSLRQEIHRVETQNENLKRRVAGLDFNYTNPSENFDARSVKGVAAQLFTLNKDHFDAASALQVCAGGRLYNVVVDNEKTASLLLEKGRLRKRVTIIPLNKIAARTLNARTLQMAKDIAPGKVELALNLIGYDDEVSRAMEFIFGGSLVCQDANTAKKVTFHPQIRTRSITLDGDVYDPEGTLSGGSRNNTNNLLINIQTYNESCQTLKKLRYELDDIVSLLRAQEATSQKTKLLQNNLNLAQHKLHLAQRALEDNSATQIIRRNEELHKEIETCHSDITSQQSTVRDYEMEIERIKKDMNEFDQNKGAKLQELKDGLQKMAEKITKQEQMADVKSELYQNIQLETEQLESDISANETAIEQVITALTTLEEERQQTEKKLDNLNAEISTVQTKLNEEKRRLLDIDDELRELENLIKEKNENKANWELEQQRLTHELDKNKSNTNSLQKRISDLLTEQEWLRDNDLVEGIIQENRGVNLAEYRERGNQLEEKFHEMRRKINPNIMSMIENVEKKESALKVMIRTIEKDKVKIQETISKLNEYKRDTLIKTWEKVTEDFGHIFADLLPNSFAKLVPSEGKDVTEGLEVRVKLGNLWKDSLVELSGGQRSLVALSLIMALLQFRPAPMYILDEVDAALDLSHTQNIGHLIKTRFKGSQFIVVSLKEGMFSNANRVFRTRFQNGTSVVSII, from the coding sequence ATGAAGGTAGAAGAATTAATTATAGATGGATTTAAATCTTACGCGACAAGAACCGTGATAGCAGATTGGGATCCTCAATTTAACGCCATCACAGGACTAAATGGTTCAGGTAAATCCAATATCTTAGATGCGATCTGTTTTGTACTTGgtatttcatcaatgacaATTGTTAGAGCTTCTAATTTGCAAGATTTAATCTATAAGAGAGGGCAAGCCGGTGTTACCAAAGCAAGTGTTACTattgtttttgataattCAGACAAGACAAATTCTCCAATTGGGTTCAACAATTCGAGTAAGATATCCGTTACTAGACAAATTATTTTAGGTGGtacttcaaaatatcttaTCAATGGTCATCGAGCTCCTCAGCAGTCTGTATTACAACTGTTCCAGTCtgttcaattgaatatcaataatccaaatttcttaattatGCAAGGTAAGATTACCAAAGTTTTAAATATGAAGccaaatgaaatattatcattaattgaaGAGGCAGCAGGTACGAAGATGTTTGAAAATCGTAGAGAGAAGGCCGAAAGAACGATGgcaaagaaggaaacaaaattaCAAGAGAGTAGAacattattggaagaagaaattgaacctaaattggaaaaactTCGAAACGAAAAGAGAATGTTTCTAGAATTTCAAACAACCCAGGCAGACTTTGAGAAGACAATGAAAGTAGTCCATGCCTTCGATTATAAGAACATGATCAACAGACATGCATCAGTGAAAGATGTATTAGAATCTAGTGAAGCAAGAATGGCTGAATTGAAGGGTTTGATTCTTAGGACTGCCGAAGAGATAGGAAGTTTAAATGAGGATCTCGAACAGGTTAAAATTCAAAAGGAGAAAGAACTGGATAAAGATGCCACTTTATCCAGGCTAGAGAAGGAAGAAAGTGAGTTACTTAATGAAGTCTCCAGAATAAAGACATCTCATTCTATATGTAATGATaacattaaagaaaataataagcaggttgaaaaattaaaatctgACATTGAACAGTTCAAGCTAACCTTGAAAGAAAAGTCTGAGACATTCGAGTCTAcagaaaaagaatatcaGGAAATCAACGCTAGCCTGGCAAAAATTAAGGAGACTTACAGTAAAAAAGAGGAATTATTGTCGACTCTTTTAACTGGTATTACTTCCACGGGGGACACTGATGGGGGATATAGTGCTCAATTAACTATTGCAAAAAATAAACTGAACGATACAGAAGTCTCGATAAAGAAACTGAGCATGAGAATTGacattttgaataaagaaTTAGTGAACAATCAGCCAAAATTACAGCAAGccaagattgaaaatgagaaaattCGTGGCAATGTGGAAAAGCATAAACATGTATGCCTAGACCTAGAGCAGCAGTTATCCAAGTCTGGGTTTGATCCTCTTCGAACGAAGGAGTTGAAAACAAGGGAAAATAGCTTACGACAAGAAATTCATAGAGTTGAGACCCAAAATGAAAACCTAAAAAGAAGGGTTGCAGGTCTAGATTTCAATTACACAAACCCATCAGAAAACTTTGATGCTCGCTCTGTGAAAGGTGTCGCAGCTCAGTTATTCACTCTAAATAAAGATCATTTTGATGCGGCAAGTGCTCTGCAGGTTTGTGCCGGAGGTCGATTATACAATGTTGTGGTGGATAATGAGAAAACTGCCTCACTCTTACTTGAAAAAGGTAGACTTCGTAAAAGAGTTACAATTATCCCTCTGAACAAAATTGCAGCCAGAACTCTAAATGCTCGTACTTTACAAATGGCTAAGGATATTGCGCCAGGGAAAGTTGAGTTAGCTCTTAACTTAATTGgatatgatgatgaggtGTCAAGGGCTATGGAATTTATCTTCGGGGGTAGTTTGGTCTGTCAGGATGCTAACACTGCTAAGAAGGTTACTTTCCATCCGCAGATACGTACAAGAAGTATTACCCTCGATGGTGATGTCTACGATCCAGAAGGTACTCTTTCAGGTGGGAGTAGaaataatacaaataatcttttaatTAACATTCAAACTTATAACGAGAGCTGTCAAAcgttgaagaaattaagaTATGAACTGGATGATATTGTGTCGCTGTTGAGAGCGCAAGAGGCTACATCtcaaaaaacaaaattgtTGCAGAATAATCTAAATCTTGCACAACACAAGCTCCATCTTGCTCAGCGGGCCTTAGAAGACAATTCTGCAACCCAgataataagaagaaatgaagaaCTGCATAAAGAGATTGAAACTTGTCATTCAGATATAACTAGCCAACAATCCACTGTAAGAGATTATGAGATGGAgattgaaagaataaaaaaagacatgaatgaatttgatcaaAATAAAGGTGCCAAGTTACAAGAATTAAAGGATGGACTTCAAAAGATGGCGgaaaaaataacaaaacAGGAGCAAATGGCCGATGTTAAATCAGAACTctatcaaaatattcaactaGAAACAGAGCAACTAGAGAGTGATATAAGTGCTAACGAGACGGCTATTGAACAAGTTATTACTGCTTTAACAAcattagaagaagagagaCAACAAACCGAAAAAAAACTTGATAATCTTAATGCAGAAATATCAACTGTTCAAACCAAGttgaatgaagaaaaaagaagGTTATtggatattgatgatgaattgcGAGAATTAGAGAATctcattaaagaaaagaatgaaaataaagCAAACTGGGAATTAGAACAACAAAGATTGACTCATGAACTTGACAAGAACAAAAGTAATACGAACTCCCTTCAAAAAAGGATTTCAGATCTATTGACTGAACAGGAATGGTTACGCGATAATGATTTAGTGGAAGGTATCATTCAGGAAAATAGAGGTGTAAACTTAGCTGAGTACAGGGAAAGAGGTAATCAATTAGAGGAGAAATTCCATGAgatgagaagaaaaataaatccaaACATAATGAGTATGATTGAAAACgtagaaaagaaagaatcaGCTTTGAAAGTTATGATTCGGACCATTGAGAAGGATAAGGTAAAGATTCAGGAAACCATTAGCAAACTGAATGAATATAAAAGAGATACGCTAATCAAGACGTGGGAGAAAGTCACTGAGGATTTTGGACATATATTTGCTGACCTATTACCAAATTCATTCGCAAAATTGGTCCCATCAGAAGGCAAAGATGTTACAGAGGGTCTCGAGGTTAGAGTGAAATTGGGAAATCTATGGAAAGACAGTCTAGTAGAACTATCAGGTGGTCAACGTTCCCTTGTCGCACTATCCTTAATCATGGCACTACTTCAATTTAGGCCTGCACCAATGTACATTCTTGATGAAGTTGACGCAGCTTTGGATTTAAGTCATACTCAAAACATTGGACATTTGATAAAAACTCGTTTTAAAGGCTCTCAGTTCATTGTCGTTTCCTTGAAAGAAGGTATGTTTTCCAACGCTAATAGAGTATTTAGGACCAGGTTCCAGAATGGTACATCTGTTGTCAGTATTATTTAA
- the MET10 gene encoding sulfite reductase subunit alpha (ancestral locus Anc_7.185): MSSSALVTNPFGLPRDPRNVAGYVAPVDVINAILFQNSDALFAYKSFSDPALLHAALQKWAAEQPSSFYQELDIRSGAGLAPLGYLSNTSAKNATIVSPGYALPYFHDSLSSLKNVLLNVGALNYDQTSGSITNDYLTPLNVASQYNYNVITPINNNELQKTTLLSLALTKFGVNTINLFDGVSSTKTILPVNANEIVQDSQEILNKLTKLISTPTPSFDCVLDKFNQLTGWKLHNFQYFGSETAETVFITYGTLESELFQSIINENSNLGLISIRIPLPFDLEKFVQQIPTTTKNLVVIGQSVNDQSPSDLKSKVSAALFYHGNRSINVADFIYEPNFIWSNAAVNKIISAYTSTTINTTKDQDGNLNVIYWNDDKNENLDLTSRISVSAAASTSETFVNLRTKFDNITNAGTFQAQLTISPSASSIISNIDVADASILGNVQLLKGLNILTTLKDHAHLIVQSPKDLAELDLVKDINAYVKNLSLPFSFLQSIIERGVQFTLINTTANDSRLNSIVTQAVFWDQVAKLSLPEIVTKIVAGNADWELNNDELLQTLDAAFNDEHQIVKVDLDNLSKLIVEEQESIAKEAATAAAEEKEEEQEEPTVLPSFLIETGFGPNNSTVAEPQQIQSTTKSEIAKILSFKDAYGVANELRPDLPVENFVVKVKENRRVTNDDYDRYIFHIEFDITGTGLKYDIGEALGIHARNNQEKVREFLQYYGLNENDIVLVPSKEDRNVLEARTTLQAFTENLDLFGKPPKRFYEALTEFATDETEKNKLNELISAAGSVELKKFQDVEYYTYADIFELFPSARPQLHDLVSIIAPLKRREYSIASSQRVHPNEVHLLIVVVDWIDNKGRKRFGQASKFISDLTVGSELVVSVKPSVMKLPPSPLQPVIMSGLGTGLAPFKAIVEEKLWQKQQGYEIGEVYLYLGSRHKREEYLYGELWEAYKDAGIITHIGAAFSRDQPQKIYIQDRIKESLVDLKKAFIDNNGSFYLCGPTWPVPDITKALQDILQADADERGVKVDLEAAIEELKEDSRYILEVY, translated from the coding sequence ATGTCATCTTCTGCCCTGGTAACTAACCCTTTCGGTCTACCAAGAGACCCAAGAAATGTCGCCGGATACGTCGCTCCAGTAGACGTTATCAACGCCATCTTGTTCCAAAACTCTGACGCTCTCTTCGCTTACAAGTCATTCTCTGACCCAGCACTATTGCACGCTGCTTTACAAAAATGGGCTGCAGAACAACCCTCCAGCTTCTACCAAGAATTGGATATCAGATCAGGTGCAGGGTTGGCTCCATTAGGTTACTTGAGCAACACTTCCGCAAAGAATGCTACCATTGTCTCTCCAGGTTATGCCTTACCTTATTTCCATGattctttatcttctttgaaaaacgTCTTGTTGAATGTCGGGGCTTTGAACTATGATCAAACTTCAGGTTCCATCACCAATGACTACTTAACTCCATTAAACGTTGCTTCACAATACAATTATAATGTGATTACACCAATTAACAATAACGAATTGCAAAAAACAACTTTATTATCCTTAGCTTTGACTAAATTTGGTGTTAACACAATTAATTTGTTCGATGGTGTGTCTTCAACAAAGACAATCTTACCAGTTAATGCTAACGAAATCGTGCAAGATTCACAGGAAATCTTAAACAAATTGACTAAATTGATCTCCACACCAACTCCATCTTTCGACTGTGTCCTAGATAAATTTAACCAATTGACTGGTTGGAAATTACACaactttcaatatttcGGTAGTGAAACTGCTGAAACTGTATTCATTACATACGGTACATTGGAATCTGAATTATTTCAATCCataattaatgaaaattctAACCTGGGTTTAATCTCCATTAGAATCCCATTACCATtcgatttggaaaaatttgttcaacaaattccaacaacaacaaagaatttAGTCGTCATTGGCCAATCAGTTAATGATCAATCTCCATCagatttgaaatcaaaAGTATCTGCTGCCTTATTTTACCACGGTAACAGATCCATCAACGTGGCTGACTTCATCTACGAACCAAATTTCATCTGGTCCAATGCTGCTGTGAACAAGATCATTTCTGCTTACACTTCCACAACAATCAACACCACCAAGGATCAAGATGGTAATTTGAATGTTATCTATTGGAATGAtgataagaatgaaaaCTTGGATCTAACTTCAAGAATCTCCGTCTCTGCTGCTGCTTCCACTTCAGAAACTTTTGTCAATTTGAGAACTAAATTTGATAACATCACCAACGCAGGTACTTTCCAAGCTCAATTGACCATTTCTCCATCCGCTTCATCAATAATCTCCAACATTGACGTCGCTGATGCATCCATCTTGGGTAATGTCCAATTATTAAAGGGGTTGAACATTCTAACTACTTTGAAAGACCATGCTCATTTAATCGTCCAATCACCAAAGGACTTAGCTGAATTAGATTTGGTCAAGGATATAAATGCTTACGTGAAAAACTTATCGTTGCCCTTCTCATTCTTGCAATCCATCATTGAAAGAGGAGTCCAATTCACTTTAATTAACACCACTGCCAATGATTCTCGTTTGAACTCCATTGTCACTCAAGCTGTATTTTGGGATCAAGTTGCTAAATTATCTTTGCCTGAAATCGTTACTAAGATTGTTGCAGGGAACGCTGACTGGGAACTTAATAATGACGAATTGTTACAAACTTTGGATGCCGCATTCAATGATGAACATCAAATCGTTAAGGTCGATTTGGATAACTTATCTAAATTGATcgttgaagaacaagaatcCATCGCCAAAGAAGCTGCCACCGCTGCCgctgaagaaaaggaagaagaacaagaagaaccAACCGTTTTGCCCAGCTTCCTTATCGAAACAGGTTTTGGTCCAAATAATTCTACTGTTGCTGAACctcaacaaattcaatcCACCACCAAATCTGAAATTGCCAAGATTCTATCCTTCAAGGATGCCTATGGTGTGGCTAATGAATTAAGACCAGACTTACCAGTAGAAAACTTTGTTGTTAAAGTGAAAGAAAATAGACGTGTTACtaatgatgattatgataGATATATCTTCCACATTGAATTCGACATCACAGGTACTGGTCTTAAGTATGATATTGGTGAAGCTTTGGGGATCCATGCAAGAAATAATCAAGAAAAGGTCCGTGAATTCTTACAATATTATGGCTTGAACGAAAATGATATCGTCTTGGTACCAAGTAAGGAAGATCGTAATGTCCTTGAAGCTAGAACCACATTGCAAGCATTCACTGAAAACTTAGACCTATTTGGTAAACCACCAAAGAGATTCTACGAGGCATTAACTGAATTTGCCACTGATGAAACTGAAaagaacaaattaaatgaattaatttccGCTGCTGGATCTgttgaattgaagaaattccaagatgTGGAATATTACACTTATGCTGATATCTTCGAATTATTCCCATCTGCAAGACCACAATTACATGATTTGGTATCGATTATTGCTCCATTAAAGAGAAGAGAATATTCTATTGCTTCTTCTCAAAGAGTTCATCCAAATGAAGTTCATctattaattgttgttgttgattgGATTGACAACAAGGGTAGAAAGAGATTCGGTCAAGCTTCgaaatttatttctgaTTTGACTGTCGGATCAGAATTGGTTGTTAGTGTCAAACCATCTGTTATGAAATTACCACCATCTCCATTACAACCAGTTATTATGAGTGGGTTAGGTACCGGGTTGGCTCCATTTAAGGCtattgttgaagaaaaattatggCAAAAGCAACAAGGTTACGAAATTGGTGAAGTCTACTTGTACTTGGGTTCAAGACATAAGagagaagaatatttgtACGGTGAATTATGGGAAGCCTACAAGGATGCTGGTATCATCACTCATATTGGTGCCGCATTCTCCAGAGATCAACCTCAAAAGATTTACATTCAAGATCGTATCAAAGAGAGCTTGgttgatttgaagaaggcTTTCATTGATAACAATGGGTCCTTCTACTTATGTGGTCCAACATGGCCTGTTCCTGATATCACTAAGGCTTTGCAAGATATCTTGCAAGCTGATGCTGATGAAAGAGGTGTTAAGGTTGATTTGGAAGCtgccattgaagaattgaaggaaGACTCAAGATATATCTTGGAAGTCtattga
- the RIB5 gene encoding riboflavin synthase (ancestral locus Anc_7.181), which translates to MFTGIVELIGTVQEYKPFDDSESGGQGVSITIKDATPILTDCHIGDSIAINGICLTVTAFDADTFKVGISPETIKRTNVADWKQDAKVNLERAVSQDVRFGGHYVQGHVDTVATIVSREAEGNSIIFGFQLNDTQYMKYIVEKGFICIDGISLTVTKADDTNSTFYISMIKHTQENVTLPLKSIGSLVNIEVDLTGKVIEKQITLALENQISNESSTLNKMITKLIDQRIQEHFANK; encoded by the coding sequence ATGTTCACAGGGATAGTCGAACTCATCGGTACAGTCCAAGAATATAAACCCTTCGATGACTCAGAGAGCGGCGGACAGGGCGTTTCCATCACGATCAAGGATGCTACCCCGATTCTAACAGATTGTCACATTGGAGACTCCATCGCCATCAATGGAATATGTCTCACCGTAACCGCATTCGATGCAGACACGTTCAAAGTCGGGATATCCCCTGAAACCATCAAGAGAACCAACGTGGCAGATTGGAAACAAGATGCCAAGGTAAACTTGGAAAGAGCAGTCTCTCAAGATGTTAGATTCGGAGGTCATTACGTACAGGGTCATGTGGATACCGTCGCTACCATTGTCTCCAGGGAGGCAGAGGGTAATTCCATTATCTTTGGGTTCCAGTTGAATGACACTcaatatatgaaatatATCGTAGAGAAGGGGTTCATTTGTATTGATGGGATCTCTTTAACCGTTACCAAAGCTGATGACACGAATTCCACATTTTATATCAGTATGATTAAGCACACACAGGAAAACGTTACATTACCATTGAAATCCATCGGATCCCTAGTTAACATAGAAGTGGATTTGACAGGGAAAGTCATTGAAAAGCAAATTACTTTGGCGTTAGAGAACCaaatatcaaatgaatcaagtacattaaataaaatgatCACGAAATTGATTGACCAACGTATCCAAGAACATTTCgctaataaataa
- the STS1 gene encoding Sts1p (ancestral locus Anc_7.179) — translation MHHNNNTNNHVGFSWGFSSANASNINITPSPTKISALKQEKLSVFNKTNDELAKQSKIIRQPQQQENSNLRLKRRATSTSSNDENGDAFTYRHAKQLPHWKFKPTAGIKKPQVSPNHSIKRKSNISTIIQSQPLPVTRSLELLDREQLTELLTDLLSLNNPTLTSIIQTKISTNYKSHFSIDKCLSLLKLKYEAILSNIPYNKNYELNSSHVLLDDYAFIRLKSSILEFLNCLIDFILNNIPPNFNNLHESLKFLNHCTFMVINLPRFQLSSNNYYYDKCMEQLSFIWCTIFEHLTKDMCIATLNGKEFLFSWISKLNDYNEFTNGMFERPLNLFKSLDLDIDDAQYLTTNNEKSINTMDNITNSSLQELNNSSSNNSNDNNNNINGNPSSSFTSAFSIVQASPINFNERQ, via the coding sequence ATGCACcataacaacaacacaaATAATCATGTCGGATTCTCTTGGGGCTTCTCTTCGGCAAATGCATctaatataaatataactCCATCCCCGACTAAAATATCTGCTTTAAAACAGGAAAAACTATCTGTATTTAACAAAACCAACGATGAACTTGCCAAGCAATCAAAAATAATCAgacaaccacaacaacaagaaaattcaaatttaagaCTGAAAAGACGTGCTACTTctacttcttcaaatgatgaaaacgGTGATGCCTTTACTTACCGTCATGCAAAGCAACTTCCACATTGGAAATTCAAACCCACTGCAGGAATTAAGAAACCTCAAGTATCCccaaatcattcaattaaGAGAAagtcaaatatttcaacaataattcaaagtCAACCACTACCAGTAACTAGATCCCTGGAATTACTAGATAGAGAACAATTAACGGAATTATTGACAGATTTGTTAAGCTTGAATAATCCTACCTTAACATCCATCATACaaaccaaaatttcaacaaattaCAAATCTCATTTTTCCATTGATAAATGCTTATCtcttttaaaattaaaatatgaggcaattttatcaaatatcCCATATAATAAGAATTACGAATTGAATAGTAGCCATGTACTATTGGACGATTATGCATTTATTAGATTGAAATCAAGCATTTtagaatttttaaattgtttGATCGATTTCATCTTGAATAATATTCCCCCAAATTTTAACAATTTGCAtgaatcattaaaattCCTGAACCATTGTACATTTATGGTCATAAATTTGCCAAGATTTCAATTATCAAGtaataattattattatgataAATGTATGGAACAATTGTCATTTATTTGGTGTACCATTTTTGAACATTTAACCAAAGATATGTGCATTGCCACGTTAAATGGTAAAGAATTCCTATTTAGTTGGATTAGCAAGCTAAACGATTACAATGAATTTACGAATGGAATGTTTGAGCGtcctttgaatttatttaaatctCTGGATTTGGACATTGATGATGCTCAATATCTCACCaccaataatgaaaaatcaattaatacCATGGACAATATTACTAATAGTAGCTTACAAGAGCTAAATAATAGCTCCTCTAACAATAGTAACgacaataataacaatataaATGGTAAcccatcatcatcatttacATCTGCATTTTCAATCGTTCAAGCATCTCCAATTAACTTTAATGAGAGGCAATAA
- the RCF3 gene encoding Rcf3p (ancestral locus Anc_7.178) — MAVGGLQPIKSSDPVVLKRLTKELLLASLIGGSQGALLSFASAFFLKRYSPLYRGLRSQVRVFYHCTIISSGIIFKAEGQISKFQQKISQEQDLKKDQFLEEAADNGVFVE; from the exons ATGGCAGTAGGAGGATTACAACCAATTAAATCGAGTGACCCGGTGGTTTTGAAGAGACTCACCAAAGAA CTTTTACTTGCTTCACTCATAGGTGGGAGCCAGGGAGCACTCTTGAGTTTTGCATCtgcattttttttgaagagatATTCTCCCCTTTACAGAGGGTTAAGAAGCCAGGTAAGAGTATTCTATCATTGCACTATAATTTCCTCCGGTATCATATTTAAAGCAGAGGGACAGATTAgtaaatttcaacaaaagATTTCTCAGGAGCAAGACTTGAAGAAGGACCAATTTTTGGAGGAAGCTGCTGATAACGGCGTTTTCGTAGAATGA